GCGCCCGAGCCCTCCGGCAGCATGGGCACAATGCGCGAAACCTCATGGTCCATCGCGGTGGACGGCATGGCAAGGATCGATCGCCCGCCACGCGACATGGTCGCGCCGCGCATGAATTCGGCCTGCCCACCGATGCCCGAAAAGAACCGTCCGCCGATCGACACCGCCGTCGCCTCACCGGTCAGGTCGATCGAGAGTGCGCTGTTGATCGCCACCATGTTTTCGTGCCGCGCGATGAGCAACGGATCGGTGACCACGTCGATGGTCTGAAATTCGATCTGCGGATTGTCGTGGATGTATTCGTACGTCGCCTCGGTTCCCATGCAGAAGGCGGCGACGGTCTTGCCGCGATTGTGCGTCTTCTGGCGATTGTCCACGACGCCGCGGCGCATCAACTCGACGATCCCGTCGGTCAGGATTTCGGTGTGGATGCCCAGGTGCCGTTTTTCGGCCAGCGACGCGAGCAGCGCGTTGGGCGTCGGGCCGTAGCCGATGCGCAGCGTGTCGCCGTCCTTGATGAGCCGCGCGACGTAGCGGCCGATCTCCCGGATCGCCTCGGTTTCGGGACGCGCGGGAAACTCCAGGATCGCCTCGTCGTGCGGAACGAGATAATCGACATCCTCGATGTTGATGAAGCTGTCGCCGTGCACGCGCGGCATGCACCCATTCACCTGCGCCACGACGAAATGCGCCGCCTCGGCCGCCGCCTTGCCCAGGTCGACGCTCACGCCCATGCTCATCCAGCCGTGCGCGTCTGGCGGCGATACCTGAATCAGCGCTACGTCGATCGGCAGCAACCCTCGGCGCAGCACGTCGGGCGCCTGCGAGAAAAAGAGCGGCGTGTAGTCGGCGAGGCCTTCGTTGATCGCGCCCCGAATCCCTTCGCCGATGAACATCGAGTTGTAGCGGAAATGGCGTAGCGAGGCGTCATGCGCAAAGGGCGAGTCGCCGAGGCTCCACACCTGAAAAATCTCGGCGTCCACCAGCGCCTTGGGGTGCGCGCGGGCGTAGTCGGCCATCGAGCGCACCAAGAAGCGCGGTTCACCGCAGGCATTGCCCACGAAGATCTTCGCGCCCCGGCGAATGCGGGCGAAGATCCGGTCGATCGTCGTGAACCGATCCGGATAACGCTCGCGCATCTCGCCCAGATATTCGGGCTGTCGCGCTTCGATTCCCATGTCCGACCCAGGAAGCCCATCGGCAAGTCACGAATAAATCACCATAGACCTCCAATTTAGTTCCGTCAAAAGGGATTCCCGATTGTGTTTGAAAGATTACATTATCTCGCGCCCGCTGTGCTTTTCGATCTCGTTGCGATCGGGCGAAGATATTGCGTCGCGAAAAGGAGTACCGCATGACCCCGCCGCGAACCCACTGCCTCATTGCCGCGTTCATCGTTCTCGTTGCCGTGACTCATGCCGCCAAGGCGTCGGCCGATTCCGCGTGGATCCGATCGATCGCCTTCGCCGGAGGCGTTTCTCACCGCGCGCTGCCCAACATGGGCGACATTCTTCCCGGCGATGTGCCCGAACCGAACGGGGCGATACCCTCGTTCGGTCTCATGGGATACATGGAGCGCCCGTCGGGATACGGCTTCGGACTCGACCTGATGTACGCGGCGGGCTCGGCGCGGGGCGACGACGCCGACGTGGAGTGGTGGGACTCGACGACGCTCGTTGTGTTCGGCTACGCGTGGCGGTTCGGCCGCTTCGACATCGGGCCGCGCTTCGGCGGGGGAACGGCGACCATGCAATACGTCTACCGCGCGAAGGATGACTCATCGGCCCGCGACGTGCTCGGCGCGTCAAACGGTTCCGGCAGCATCGACGGTGTCGCATTTGTCGTCGACGGAAAGCTCTACGCACGCTGGCATTTCACCGGCCCGCGCGACGAGAAAAGCGGCTTCCTCGGGCTCGTGGTGGGGTACTCCGGTTCGCCGTTCGAGACCGACTGGCGTTTCTTCAGCCGAAACGTGAGCGGCGGCCCCGAACACCGTTATCAAAGCCCATACGGTCTGTTGACAATCGGGTTGGAGTTCTGACGCGCGTTTCCCTTCGTGCCCCTTGACGCCCCGCGAAGGCGGGACGATCTTGCGCCGCGCCGGCGACGGGGTCACGTCGCCGGGAAATCGGGGCCGTTTCATGCGTCTGCCGGGTCCGAAAAGTGCCGCGATGATCGAGGAACTGCGCCGCTACGTCGTCGCCGATCCCTATCCCTTTGTGCTCGATCTGCCACGCTGCGACGGCATGTGGCTCGTCACCGTGGACGGCGACCGGCTCTTCGACTGGATGGGATATTTCGGCGCGAAGCTCATCGGCCACAACCACCCCGGCCTCTCCAAGCCCGACTACCTGCGCCGCCTCGCTATCGCGGCGAACAACAAGACGGCCAACCCCGATTTCCTCACGCCCGAGTGCCTCGCCTATTACCGCGAACTGCACGCGCTCGCGCCGGTGTGCATGCGAAATCCGGATCTGGAGGTTTACACCGTCAACTCCGGCGCGGAAGCGGTGGAGAACATGATGAAATATTTCATCAATCTCCACGCGCAAAAGTCGCGCGACGCCGGGAAGTCCAACGCGCGGCGGCGATTCCTCTACTTCGACCAGGCATTTCACGGGCGCACGGTATTCGCGCTCCACGTCACGCGCCTCGATCACGACCCGATCGTCACGAAGGATTTTCACGGCATCGTCGAGGGCAATATCCAGATTCCGTTTCCCGCGTGGGATTCTTCCGAGTCCATCGAGTTAAACGAGCGCCGCACGCGCGATTCGCTCGACCTCGTGGAAGAAGCGCTGCGCCGCTTTGCCGACGAGATCATGGGCATCATCGTCGAACCGATCCAGGGCGCGGGCGGCCATCGCACGGCTTCGCCCGAATTCTTTCGCGGCCTTTCCGAACTCGCGCACACGCACGGCGTGAGTCTCGGTTTCGACGAAGTGCAGACCGCGGGCGGGCAGACAGGGACGTTTTTCGCGATTGATCAGTTCGATCTGCCGCATCCGCCGCAGGCCGTGGCGTCGGGCAAAAAACTCGGCTGCGGCGTGGTGTACATGAACCACCCCATGCTGGACCGCAATGTGCTCGATTCCACCTGGGGCGGAACGCTGGCCGACATGGTGCGTTTCGTGCGCGAGATGGAGATCGTGCGCGAGGAGCGCCTGATCGAGCAGGTGCCGGAAAAATCCGCTCGGTTGCGCGGCGCACTGGACGCGCTCGCGGCGAAATACGCGGATCTCGTTTTCAACGTGCGCGGCATGGGCATCTATCAGGGCTTTTCGCTGCGCCGACCGGAGGACAAGGCGCGCCTCGTCGCCGCCGCGCGCGAAAACGAGGGCCTGCTGCTGCTCGGCGCGGGGACCAACTCGATCCGACTGCGTCCGAATCTTTCGGTGACGGCGGAAGACATTGACCTGCTCGGCGAGATGCTGGGACGCGTGATGGAAGGCGTGCGGCTTGTGGCGTGAGACTTGAGACTTGGGGCTTGGGGCTTGGGGTTGAGGCTTGGGCTTGAGGAGTGTGGCCCGGCCGCCCTCGGCCGGGTTTTGCGCTGGAATCCACCGAATGCATGACGACCTGTCGCAGTTTCCTTCGATGTTTCCGCCTCGGCGCCGCCGCTCTTGGCTGCGCGCGTTCCTGTGGACCCTCGCCCTTGCCGCTCTCTCCCCTTTTGCGGCTAGCTTTATTCTGTGTCCGTCGATGGCGATCCTCAAAACGCACCAGCCCGCGGCAACGCGTTTCATGCTCTACCGCGAGCATCAAGCCGCGGGCGCTGACCGCGAGTTCACGCTTCGCTACACGCCGGTGCGTCTCGCCGATCTGCCGCGCTACCTGTCGAAAATGGCCGTCGCCGCGGAGGACGCGAATTTTTACAAGCACCACGGGTTCGATTTCGACGCAATCGAAAAGGCCCTGCGCGCCAACGAGCGGCGTGGAAAAATCGTACGCGGCGGATCGACGATCACGCAGCAGCTCGCGAAAAATCTGTGGCTGTCGCCGAAGCGAAGCTGGCTGCGCAAGGGGCTCGAAGCGGTGCTCGCGGCGCGCCTGGAAATGTCGCTCGAAAAAGACCGCATTATGGAACTGTATCTGAACGTGATCGAATTCGGCGACGGCGTGTTTGGCATCGAGGCCGCGGCGCGCCACTATTACGGCGTCGGCGCGGCGAACCTTTCCCCCACGCAGGCCGCAACACTGATCGCGTCCATCCCGCAGCCGCTCAAATACAACCCGAAACGCCCCTCGGCCCGCATCACCCGCGTGAGCGAACGACTGCTGCGCGAAACCGGCCTCGTACCGAAGCCTGACGGGGAGGAACCCGGGTCGGAAGTCGAGGAGGAGGACGAGGGGTTTATCTGAGCGCGGCCAAGTCCACACCGGCACGCGGAAGTAACCCGTAATAGTCCATGCGGGGAATTGCGCCGGTTCAACGACCCATGAGCCATTGCAGCTTGGAGATGATCCTTGCCGCCGGCTATCGGGTGCGTTTCATCTGTTCATTCCGAGCAAAGCGAGGAATCTGATTGCGATGCGCCGCCAGACCCTTCACTGCGTTCAGGGAGACATGGGAGCCCCCTCCGAATCCTCCCCGTTCGTGTTTCCATATGCATCGGCGGTGAGCTCCCAGCGAATTGTCATGCGGTGCGTGCGCGGGGCGGGAAATCGGTGCGCGTCGTAGTCGGGATCGGGCGCGTCTTCGAGCACGGTCTCGAACGACGCATCGGTGAGCGGCCGACCGTCAGCGCGCAGTACGGGTTCGAAGCCGCGATCCGTCTCGCGCTCCAACGCCACGCGCGGCGAGGGCGCGCCGCCAAACGCACCCGCCCACGAAAACGTCATCGTCTCGAAGCGGCGATACGTGGCGGCGGGCTGCTCCACGATCGCGCCGACGTTTTCGGCACGCTCGTATCCATCGGGCAACAGGTCGGGCCACGGATAGCGCGGCAGTGGCGGCTCGGGGATGATCGGCGGCGAGCCCGCGAGAATCAGCGAAGACGCGGCCTCGACGCACCGATCAACGAGAAAGTCGCCGAATTTCGGCCCCCATTAATTCATCGTCGATGTCGTCGTCGTTCGCCGAGTCGTCGTCAGATCCCGCGCCTGCCGAAAGGTCGTCGTCCGACTCCGGGGACGAGTCGCCCCCCACGCAACCCGCCGCGAACGCGCACGCCGCCGGCACGCACGCGAGACACACCCATTTCCCCGAACGCATCGCCCATCTCCGCATGACAATTCATCGCGCCGGGCCGCGAGTATAGGCAAAGACGTCCGTGAATCCAATCACGAAATCACACTCCAACGGGCGCTTTGTCGATACTCGGATCCCGTTCGATCATCGGGCGATGGGCTCATGTATGCCTTCCCGACGGCAAGCCCGTCCGCCGCTTGACCTTGGGAGGTGCCTCAATATTTCGATACGCATGTCGCAATTGACGTGGCGGCGCGGCCTGATAAGATCGACTTGCTTGAAATGGGGCGTTGCCCATGACGATGTTGACGGCGGTCGAAGCTTTCGAGCACGCGTTCGGACGCAAACCTCGAACAGCCGCCTGGGCTCCCGGCCGCGTGAATTTGATCGGCGAACACACCGACTACAACGACGGTCTGGTCCTTCCGGTTGCCATTCACCTTGGCATTTCCACCATCGCGTCCGATGCCGACGACGGCCAGGTCCAGGTGCTCTCGCGCGAGTTTCCGGCCGGCGGTGTGTTTCGCATCGACGACCGCCGCCGCGAAGGCGCGTGGCACGACGCCGTCAAGGGCGTCCTCGTCGAACTGGCGCGGGCGGGCGCGTCGATACCCGGTCTGCGCGTTTTCGTCGCGGGCGACGTACCGGTCGAGGCGGGGCTCTCGTCGTCCGCCGCGTTCCTCGTGTCGCTCGTCACGGCGATCTTCGCGTTGGCCAAGATCGATCTCGAACCGCGCGAGACCGCGCGCATCGCTCGCGCCGTGGAAAACGATTACTT
This genomic window from Deltaproteobacteria bacterium contains:
- a CDS encoding GNAT family N-acetyltransferase, whose protein sequence is MGIEARQPEYLGEMRERYPDRFTTIDRIFARIRRGAKIFVGNACGEPRFLVRSMADYARAHPKALVDAEIFQVWSLGDSPFAHDASLRHFRYNSMFIGEGIRGAINEGLADYTPLFFSQAPDVLRRGLLPIDVALIQVSPPDAHGWMSMGVSVDLGKAAAEAAHFVVAQVNGCMPRVHGDSFINIEDVDYLVPHDEAILEFPARPETEAIREIGRYVARLIKDGDTLRIGYGPTPNALLASLAEKRHLGIHTEILTDGIVELMRRGVVDNRQKTHNRGKTVAAFCMGTEATYEYIHDNPQIEFQTIDVVTDPLLIARHENMVAINSALSIDLTGEATAVSIGGRFFSGIGGQAEFMRGATMSRGGRSILAMPSTAMDHEVSRIVPMLPEGSGASFIRGDVHYVVTEYGIAYLHGKSIRERAMALISIAHPNFRPWLVEEAKRRKLIYSDQAFIPGKQGEYPSELEAFYRTPDNREVLLRPVKISDEPLLKVFFYRLSDKTMFRRFMSMRHDMPHERLQEFVVVDYSKETVILAVRMDGLHETVLGIGQYSVNAMDHTADIAFVVADEQQKCGVGRLLLNYLTLLAKKQGLLGFTAEVLLDNEPMMHVFESGGFDMDRRVVEGVYELRMMFPEPGDPGAARSA
- a CDS encoding aminotransferase class III-fold pyridoxal phosphate-dependent enzyme, which encodes MRLPGPKSAAMIEELRRYVVADPYPFVLDLPRCDGMWLVTVDGDRLFDWMGYFGAKLIGHNHPGLSKPDYLRRLAIAANNKTANPDFLTPECLAYYRELHALAPVCMRNPDLEVYTVNSGAEAVENMMKYFINLHAQKSRDAGKSNARRRFLYFDQAFHGRTVFALHVTRLDHDPIVTKDFHGIVEGNIQIPFPAWDSSESIELNERRTRDSLDLVEEALRRFADEIMGIIVEPIQGAGGHRTASPEFFRGLSELAHTHGVSLGFDEVQTAGGQTGTFFAIDQFDLPHPPQAVASGKKLGCGVVYMNHPMLDRNVLDSTWGGTLADMVRFVREMEIVREERLIEQVPEKSARLRGALDALAAKYADLVFNVRGMGIYQGFSLRRPEDKARLVAAARENEGLLLLGAGTNSIRLRPNLSVTAEDIDLLGEMLGRVMEGVRLVA
- the mtgA gene encoding monofunctional biosynthetic peptidoglycan transglycosylase — encoded protein: MFPPRRRRSWLRAFLWTLALAALSPFAASFILCPSMAILKTHQPAATRFMLYREHQAAGADREFTLRYTPVRLADLPRYLSKMAVAAEDANFYKHHGFDFDAIEKALRANERRGKIVRGGSTITQQLAKNLWLSPKRSWLRKGLEAVLAARLEMSLEKDRIMELYLNVIEFGDGVFGIEAAARHYYGVGAANLSPTQAATLIASIPQPLKYNPKRPSARITRVSERLLRETGLVPKPDGEEPGSEVEEEDEGFI